In the genome of uncultured Celeribacter sp., the window AAACACGCCGAAGACGGCGAGCGCCACCCACATGAGTGCATCGGATTGCCCTGTCACCAGAACCTTGTCGAACATCGGTTTGATCAGATAGGACAGCGCGCCCAACATCGCCCCTTCGAGCGACATAAGAACAAGTGCCAGAATCACAAAGCCCAGATGTCGCCGAAGATAGTCACGCCAAAGCCAACGGATCAGCACGCCCGACTGGGTTTCTGGGATCACTTGTTGCCCCCGCGCCGTGGGCTGGGGGCGCGCAGGTTGGGCCTGGGCCGTTTGTTCGGTGTTCTTTTGGGGAGCGCTCATGGGAAAGATCTGAATGTCTTGAAACGATGGGCTTTGTTCTGATCGTAACGCGTCAGGAACCAGTCCCGGATCGGGATCGGGCCATTGGTGTTCAAATCCTTTTCATAAAGGCGCAGAATATAGTCCAGAATGCCGGTTTTCGTGCTTTTGAGGTGCAGGAATCGCCAAGAGAGCATTTTCTTGGCCTCCTGGATCGAAGCCCCTTCGCAATGCAGAAGGTAAAGCGCGGAGGCCAACCCGGCCCGGTCGGCGCCTGATTTGCAATGGATCAGAAACGGCTTTTCGAGAGAGGCCAAAAGGTCGATCAACTCGACGTAATCCTTGCCGCTCAAGGCGCCGCGCGCCGCCGCCTTGTTCGTGGTCACGAGCGTGATGCCATAGGTCTCGCAGGCCTGTCGTTCCAAAAGGCTGAAAGAGACCTCTTTCTCGCCTCTCAGCGACAGGATCGTCTTGATCCCCATCTTCGCATAGCGTTCGATCCGCTTCGGAGACGGCTGGTTCGAGCGCCAGACGCCGGGGGCGATCTCGTAGAGATTGGTCCAGAGTCCACGCAGGAAGGCGTGATCGAACAGGTGGAAATGCCACATCGCCATATGCCGGGTGCGCCGGGTCGAAACGTCATTGCCGAACTGGCCGACCTCAGCGCGTTCAAGTTTCTTGAACCCTTTTTTCAGCGTCTTGAACATATGGTCCATTCCCAGGAAAGATCGCGTCTCTTTAGCCGTCTTTGCGGTTTGGAGCAAGCGAGGTGGGGCAGGCGTCATCTCTGCAAGGCAGATGTGCTTGCACGCGTCATTGACGCAGACGCGGTGCGGCGTTAGTCCAAAGAGCTTCACAGATTTTTTGAGGTCTCTCATGTCTCTTGCCAACGGTCGTCATTATCTCGCCATTCCGGGTCCTTCTGTGATCCCTGACCCCGTGTTGCAGGCGATGCATCGCCCGGCGCCGAACATCTACACCGGCGAGTTGGTAGAACTGACCCACGGCCTGATCCCCGATCTCAAGACCATCGCCGGGACCTCAGGCCACGTGGCGCTCTATATCACAAATGGTCATGGGCTTTGGGAAGCCTCCCTCACCAACATGATCTCGCGCGGGGACAAGGTTCTGGTCTGTGTGACCGGCAATTTCGGCCATGGCTGGGCCGATGTCGCGGCGCGTCTGGGCGCCAATGTGGAAATTCTCGACTTCGGCAAACAGGCCCCGGTTGATCCGGCCCGCCTCGAAGCGGCTTTGAAGGCCGACACTGCACATGAGATCAAAGCGGTGCTCGCCACCCATGTCGACACCGCCACCTCTGTGCGCAACGACATCGCGTCGATCCGCAAGGCCATCGACGCCGCCGGGCACCCTGCGGTTTTCGGGGTCGATTCCATCGCGTCCCTCGGCTGTGACCGGTTCGAAATGGACGCCTGGGGCGTCGATGTGATGATTGCCGCCTCGCAAAAGGGTCTGATGACGCCTCCGGGCATGGGGTTCGTCTGGTTCTCAGACAAGGCCCGTCAGGAGGGCATGGGCAATGATCTGCGCACGCCCTACTGGGACTGGGAAACACGCGCCAAGCCGGTGCATCTCTACGAATATTTCGACGGCACCCCGCCGACGCATCACCTGTATGGCCTGCGTCAGGCCGTCTCGATGATTCTGGACGAAGGTCTGGAAAACGTCTGGGCGCGGCACGAAACGCTGGCGCGAGCCTATTGGGCAGCCTTTGACGCATGGGGGCAGGGTGGCGCTTTGCGTCTCAATATTGCCGATCCCGCCTATCGCTCTCATGCGGTGTCGACGCTGAGCCTCGGTGCCGGGGACGGCACACGGCTGCGCACGTGGCTGACCGAGCATCTGGGCATCACCTTGGGGATTTCCTTGGGCTTTGGTGACATCGGGTCGCCCGAGGCCGACGGCTATTTCCGCATCGGTCACATGGGCCACATCAACGCGCATATGGTGCTGGGCATCATTGGCGCGATAGAAACGG includes:
- a CDS encoding tyrosine-protein phosphatase, whose product is MDHMFKTLKKGFKKLERAEVGQFGNDVSTRRTRHMAMWHFHLFDHAFLRGLWTNLYEIAPGVWRSNQPSPKRIERYAKMGIKTILSLRGEKEVSFSLLERQACETYGITLVTTNKAAARGALSGKDYVELIDLLASLEKPFLIHCKSGADRAGLASALYLLHCEGASIQEAKKMLSWRFLHLKSTKTGILDYILRLYEKDLNTNGPIPIRDWFLTRYDQNKAHRFKTFRSFP
- a CDS encoding alanine--glyoxylate aminotransferase family protein, with protein sequence MSLANGRHYLAIPGPSVIPDPVLQAMHRPAPNIYTGELVELTHGLIPDLKTIAGTSGHVALYITNGHGLWEASLTNMISRGDKVLVCVTGNFGHGWADVAARLGANVEILDFGKQAPVDPARLEAALKADTAHEIKAVLATHVDTATSVRNDIASIRKAIDAAGHPAVFGVDSIASLGCDRFEMDAWGVDVMIAASQKGLMTPPGMGFVWFSDKARQEGMGNDLRTPYWDWETRAKPVHLYEYFDGTPPTHHLYGLRQAVSMILDEGLENVWARHETLARAYWAAFDAWGQGGALRLNIADPAYRSHAVSTLSLGAGDGTRLRTWLTEHLGITLGISLGFGDIGSPEADGYFRIGHMGHINAHMVLGIIGAIETAFAALDISHGEGGSVAAAKLLASRV